In Drosophila santomea strain STO CAGO 1482 unplaced genomic scaffold, Prin_Dsan_1.1 Segkk69_quiver_pilon_scaf, whole genome shotgun sequence, a single window of DNA contains:
- the LOC122756615 gene encoding mucin-5AC-like: MNQNDIRSQRQCEQDERRLSLQRNNAYFSFVSPQIGDRAPSPSTNSKLLPSENDRPRSCSPSLPASAHKSWSEETASPTPLLSQHQTTVPGNCNTAITSAVTSLATVTATTTTTSSAAQLIIAVPAVNNSAALTVCNNNNARVTTSTSTSPPPKPPRQNH, from the coding sequence ATGAATCAAAACGACATACGTTCTCAGCGACAATGTGAacaagacgagcgccggctctctTTACAACGCAACAATGCATACTTTTCTTTCGTCTCACCGCAAATCGGTGATCGAGCACCCTCACCTTCAACTAACTCGAAACTTTTGCCCTCAGAGAACGACAGACCGCGTtcttgctctccctctctgCCTGCTTCGGCTCACAAGTCGTGGAGCGAAGAGACCGCCTCTCCTACCCCGCTCCTCTCGCAGCACCAAACGACCGTCCCGGGTAACTGTAACACTGCAATAACGAGTGCAGTGACCTCACTGGCAACTGTCACTgctaccacaacaacaacttcgtCAGCGGCCCAACTAATTATCGCTGTGCCAGCTGTAAATAATTCAGCAGCACTGACCgtttgcaacaacaataatgcaCGAGTTACCACATCTACATCTACTTCCCCACCCCCTAAACCTCCACGCCAGAACCATTAG